The following are encoded in a window of Arthrobacter sp. OAP107 genomic DNA:
- a CDS encoding 3-isopropylmalate dehydrogenase, whose product MTTYDLAIIHGDGIGPEVNREAVKALQAAASRFGFGLQTTEYPLGAQAYLETGTLIDPGTMDSLRAHNAIMFGAMGDPRVTPGILERGLILRMRRELRQQVNLRPVRLYPGVPTPIRDLDPGRCDFVVVRENTEGMYVGGGSTVHAGTRNAVALQESINTAQAISDVVDYAFRLAQARRGKLTLCHKKNVLVHAGELWQSVVNEHAAQYSDVEVDYVHADAMCQHMPMNPERFDVIVTDNLFGDIISDLGATIQGGLGVAASANLNLDGTAPSMFEPVHGSAPDIAGKGWANPAAAVLSAALCLASLGEGKAALALENAAASVLGELPALAGAGMGATTVQIGDRIAERIADETGINSQIEETSIMTAMAAI is encoded by the coding sequence TTGACTACTTATGACTTGGCCATCATTCATGGCGACGGCATCGGCCCGGAGGTCAACCGGGAGGCCGTAAAAGCGCTGCAAGCCGCCGCCAGCCGTTTCGGGTTTGGTCTGCAGACAACGGAGTATCCGCTGGGTGCGCAGGCATATCTCGAGACGGGGACGCTGATTGACCCGGGTACCATGGACAGCCTCCGGGCCCACAACGCCATAATGTTCGGGGCCATGGGAGATCCTCGGGTAACCCCGGGGATCCTCGAACGAGGTTTGATCCTGCGGATGCGCCGCGAGCTTCGCCAGCAGGTCAACCTTCGACCGGTGCGTCTCTATCCGGGAGTCCCAACTCCCATCAGAGACCTCGACCCGGGCCGCTGCGATTTTGTGGTCGTCCGTGAGAATACCGAGGGCATGTACGTCGGCGGAGGTTCGACTGTCCATGCCGGGACCAGGAATGCCGTAGCACTGCAGGAATCAATCAACACCGCCCAGGCCATCTCCGACGTCGTCGATTACGCCTTCCGCCTCGCACAGGCACGCCGCGGAAAGCTGACGCTCTGCCACAAGAAGAATGTCCTCGTCCACGCAGGCGAACTGTGGCAAAGCGTCGTCAACGAGCACGCGGCCCAATACAGTGACGTCGAAGTCGACTACGTCCATGCTGACGCCATGTGCCAACACATGCCCATGAACCCCGAGCGATTCGACGTAATCGTGACTGACAACCTTTTCGGCGACATCATTTCAGACCTAGGCGCCACCATCCAAGGAGGCCTCGGCGTTGCGGCCAGCGCCAACCTCAACTTGGATGGCACCGCACCCAGCATGTTTGAACCCGTCCACGGGTCCGCGCCTGACATTGCCGGAAAGGGATGGGCAAACCCAGCGGCGGCTGTACTCTCCGCCGCACTGTGCCTGGCATCCTTGGGCGAAGGTAAAGCAGCGCTGGCTCTGGAGAATGCAGCGGCCTCTGTGCTGGGTGAACTGCCTGCTTTGGCCGGAGCGGGTATGGGGGCAACGACGGTGCAGATCGGCGATCGTATCGCAGAGCGCATCGCGGACGAAACGGGCATAAATTCCCAGATCGAAGAGACGTCCATCATGACGGCGATGGCCGCGATCTGA
- a CDS encoding FadR/GntR family transcriptional regulator — protein sequence MNTEPSQPGRAYQVIAGRVESAILSGELKPGDRLPSERELVEQYGVSRPTVREALRLLESNHLVKSRLGDRRGPVVLPASSHSLQKSLTRLTSGHIVGFASLLQFRMMIESAAVVLAATNRSESELLELERANARMRASIELGYEDFSAADFDFHRIVARASGNPLLELSGEAVRESVLNLIQQRIIDSGDSRGQMLASIRHHDELLHAIRHRDGRLASWLTRDGLFWYYYDYVEEKERPALRSLADEVRPAENAGS from the coding sequence GTGAACACCGAGCCATCGCAGCCCGGCCGCGCCTACCAGGTGATCGCCGGGCGCGTAGAGAGCGCTATCCTGTCAGGTGAGTTGAAACCCGGAGACCGTCTCCCAAGCGAGCGGGAGCTCGTGGAGCAATATGGCGTCAGCCGCCCAACCGTCAGGGAAGCCCTCCGGTTGCTTGAAAGCAACCATCTGGTGAAATCGCGCCTGGGCGATCGCCGCGGGCCCGTCGTCCTCCCTGCCAGTTCCCACTCCTTACAAAAATCATTGACGAGACTCACTTCCGGACACATTGTCGGATTCGCCTCCTTGCTGCAGTTCCGCATGATGATTGAGAGCGCTGCGGTTGTGCTCGCCGCAACCAATCGAAGCGAGTCCGAACTCCTGGAACTGGAACGGGCGAACGCACGCATGCGGGCGAGCATCGAGTTAGGTTATGAGGACTTCAGCGCGGCCGACTTCGATTTTCACCGCATCGTCGCACGTGCTAGCGGCAACCCTCTGCTGGAGCTTTCCGGGGAGGCCGTCCGTGAATCCGTCCTCAACCTTATCCAGCAACGCATCATCGACTCCGGAGACAGCCGGGGACAGATGTTGGCTTCCATCCGGCATCATGACGAGTTACTGCATGCGATTCGGCATCGTGATGGCCGCCTAGCGTCATGGCTCACCCGGGATGGCTTGTTTTGGTATTACTACGATTACGTGGAGGAAAAGGAACGGCCTGCGCTTCGGTCGCTGGCTGATGAAGTTCGTCCGGCAGAGAACGCCGGCAGCTAG
- a CDS encoding helix-turn-helix domain-containing protein, whose protein sequence is MLPFGGTKKYAPISHERPTVISARFLSGFERITNADLLQARRSIRAIAKALGRSPWTIGREIRGTLMSPLATTVRERLSNAEHRRSRSGTVPARGP, encoded by the coding sequence GTGCTGCCGTTCGGAGGCACTAAGAAGTACGCTCCCATCTCACATGAGAGGCCGACAGTGATCTCCGCCCGGTTCCTTTCGGGGTTCGAACGGATTACGAACGCGGACCTGCTGCAGGCCCGGCGTAGCATCCGTGCCATAGCCAAGGCGCTCGGACGCAGCCCATGGACCATAGGCAGGGAGATCCGCGGAACACTCATGAGCCCTCTGGCAACTACCGTCCGCGAACGGCTCAGTAATGCCGAGCACCGACGGAGCCGGTCGGGTACGGTCCCCGCTCGAGGACCTTAG
- a CDS encoding SDR family oxidoreductase gives MNYSNLFRLDGRKSFVLGAGSGIGRESSLALAAHGAHVICADRDLEAAKHTAKLIGNEGWHAQAYELDVLDTDAVFAAAANHPDVETLLFTAATNVRKRLLDYTTEEYERVVNLNVRSSFDLIRAFGANMVRQQKGSIIGFSSVRHLVVEPGQGVYAATKAATVQLLRTAAAEFGAAGVRANAVAPGCVDTPLTDSIKANPEWYNAYATKGALGRWSQPSELTGAVVYLASEASSYVTGTVLYVDGGWTAVDGRFDPPTS, from the coding sequence ATGAACTACAGCAACCTTTTTCGACTTGACGGCCGCAAGTCCTTCGTGCTCGGAGCCGGGAGCGGCATCGGCCGTGAATCCTCGCTGGCGTTGGCCGCCCACGGCGCCCACGTCATCTGCGCCGACCGGGACTTGGAGGCGGCGAAGCACACAGCAAAGTTGATCGGCAACGAAGGATGGCACGCCCAAGCATACGAACTTGACGTTCTCGATACCGATGCCGTCTTCGCTGCCGCTGCCAATCACCCGGATGTGGAAACACTGCTCTTCACCGCTGCAACTAACGTCCGCAAGAGGCTGCTCGACTACACCACTGAAGAGTACGAACGCGTCGTAAACCTCAATGTCCGGTCCAGCTTTGACCTCATCCGCGCCTTTGGCGCCAATATGGTCCGCCAGCAGAAGGGGAGCATCATCGGGTTCTCTTCGGTGCGCCACCTGGTGGTGGAACCCGGACAAGGCGTCTACGCCGCCACCAAGGCAGCAACGGTGCAGTTGCTCAGGACAGCCGCTGCAGAGTTTGGCGCGGCCGGCGTCCGGGCAAATGCTGTAGCGCCCGGATGTGTTGACACACCCTTGACCGATTCCATCAAGGCAAACCCCGAATGGTACAACGCTTATGCGACCAAGGGGGCGCTGGGGCGTTGGTCCCAGCCGAGCGAACTAACAGGCGCAGTCGTTTACCTGGCCTCTGAAGCGTCCAGCTACGTGACCGGAACGGTACTGTATGTTGACGGCGGATGGACAGCAGTGGACGGCCGGTTTGATCCCCCAACCTCATAG
- a CDS encoding Rossmann-like and DUF2520 domain-containing protein, which produces MHISQQHSIGLVGAGKVGIVLATALVRAGHTVVSVWDPSPAAIEGARETLGDFQAASTVAEATAGADLVLLAVPDDVLQGLVQALAAERKDWLGVNVVHVSGRYGAAVLSPLGDQGAAVIALHPAMAFSGDRDTELSRITGARFAVTANDSARKTAESLVHDMGGIPFKVAESDRVLYHAAMAHATNHLVTLIVQSSAMLASISVNDTSEVLRPALAAALDNALLKGAAGATGPVVRGDIGTVTEHIRALAERTPESLPVYRVMSEAAADIALTAGRISEEVKQRIEQIVGVPSSGPEPLHASHRS; this is translated from the coding sequence ATGCATATTAGTCAGCAGCACTCAATCGGCCTGGTTGGAGCGGGGAAGGTCGGCATCGTTCTCGCAACAGCGTTGGTTCGCGCAGGCCACACCGTGGTTTCCGTGTGGGACCCATCACCAGCTGCCATAGAGGGGGCGCGGGAAACACTAGGGGACTTCCAGGCAGCGTCAACGGTGGCTGAAGCTACCGCCGGAGCCGACCTTGTACTTCTCGCCGTGCCCGACGACGTCCTGCAAGGCCTCGTCCAAGCCCTGGCCGCCGAGCGAAAAGACTGGCTCGGCGTCAACGTCGTTCACGTCAGCGGAAGATACGGGGCTGCGGTGCTTAGCCCCCTGGGGGACCAGGGAGCCGCGGTGATTGCACTGCACCCGGCAATGGCTTTCAGCGGAGACCGCGACACGGAACTGAGCCGCATTACCGGTGCCCGTTTTGCCGTCACGGCAAATGATAGTGCGCGGAAGACTGCAGAAAGCCTCGTCCATGACATGGGCGGAATCCCCTTCAAGGTCGCCGAATCTGACCGGGTTCTGTACCACGCGGCTATGGCCCATGCCACCAATCACCTGGTCACCCTGATTGTTCAGTCATCGGCCATGCTCGCCAGCATTTCGGTCAACGACACCTCTGAAGTGCTTCGCCCGGCGCTGGCGGCAGCACTGGATAACGCCCTGCTGAAAGGCGCTGCCGGAGCCACCGGGCCGGTAGTGCGCGGTGACATCGGAACAGTCACTGAGCACATCCGTGCCCTCGCGGAACGAACGCCGGAAAGCCTTCCCGTGTACCGGGTGATGTCCGAAGCCGCAGCGGACATCGCCCTAACCGCGGGACGCATCTCGGAAGAGGTAAAACAGCGGATTGAGCAGATAGTGGGCGTTCCCTCCAGCGGTCCCGAACCACTGCATGCCAGTCATCGATCATAA
- a CDS encoding MFS transporter — MALNNATGVLDGTPGLERSTMRLVTRRLGLLLFVVYILNYLDRTNIGIAKDHLQASLGLSEAAYGLGAGLFFIGYVLFEVPSNLILYRVGARLWITRIMVTWGLAAMGMAFVQNEMAFYILRFLLGAAEAGLVPGVILYLTQWIPSARRARLIALFYLAVPLSSAFGSPLSGWLMGFNPFGVEGWRFMFFLEGIPCLFVAVLVLAFLTDNPARAKWLDERQRTWLTAALAKEKSEEDTTHQSGTLRQAFINPRVLGMALVFFSMIIPIYALAFFLPAIIKQMGTFSILQVGFITAVPYIFASIGMFLISRRSDRTGERVLHYVVPSALGAGGLVMAALTLGSAPAVAMVGFCIGAIGCLSTLPVFWSITPRLLTGVAAAGGIALVCAIGNIAGFVAPYMVGLIRGENATAASSSQAILVSAGFLLVAAVGMLLVGKSLGKEHAHKSESSANAY, encoded by the coding sequence GTGGCACTGAACAACGCCACCGGGGTCCTCGACGGGACGCCGGGACTCGAACGAAGCACCATGCGACTTGTAACGCGGCGCCTTGGTCTGCTCCTGTTCGTCGTCTACATCCTTAACTATCTCGACAGAACCAACATCGGGATCGCAAAAGATCATCTCCAGGCCTCCCTGGGGCTGAGCGAGGCGGCTTATGGGCTTGGCGCTGGCTTGTTCTTCATCGGCTATGTGTTGTTTGAAGTACCGAGCAACCTGATCCTCTACCGGGTCGGAGCGAGGCTATGGATTACACGCATCATGGTTACGTGGGGACTCGCAGCCATGGGCATGGCCTTCGTGCAAAATGAGATGGCTTTCTACATTCTCAGATTCCTGCTGGGTGCCGCGGAAGCCGGGCTCGTGCCGGGCGTGATCCTCTACCTCACGCAATGGATACCGTCCGCCCGCCGTGCCCGACTCATCGCGCTGTTCTATCTGGCCGTGCCGCTTTCATCAGCGTTCGGGTCCCCGTTGTCCGGCTGGCTGATGGGCTTCAATCCCTTCGGCGTCGAAGGTTGGCGCTTCATGTTCTTCCTCGAAGGAATTCCTTGTTTGTTTGTCGCCGTGCTCGTACTTGCTTTCCTGACGGATAATCCCGCCCGTGCAAAGTGGCTTGACGAACGGCAACGTACGTGGCTGACGGCGGCTTTGGCAAAGGAAAAGAGTGAAGAGGATACAACTCACCAGTCAGGGACGCTGCGCCAGGCGTTTATCAACCCTCGTGTACTGGGCATGGCACTGGTGTTCTTTAGCATGATCATCCCTATCTACGCGCTGGCGTTTTTTCTTCCTGCGATCATCAAGCAGATGGGCACCTTCTCGATCCTTCAGGTAGGTTTCATCACTGCCGTTCCCTACATCTTCGCCTCTATCGGGATGTTCCTCATCTCCCGGCGATCCGACCGAACAGGGGAACGTGTGCTGCATTATGTAGTACCGTCGGCCCTGGGCGCGGGTGGCCTGGTCATGGCTGCTCTGACTCTGGGTTCGGCACCCGCGGTTGCCATGGTCGGTTTCTGTATCGGCGCGATCGGGTGCCTCTCAACCCTCCCTGTATTTTGGTCCATCACTCCCCGGTTGCTCACCGGAGTGGCCGCAGCCGGAGGCATCGCCCTGGTCTGCGCCATCGGGAACATAGCTGGTTTCGTTGCCCCCTACATGGTCGGTCTCATCCGCGGTGAAAATGCGACGGCAGCGTCGAGTTCACAAGCGATCCTGGTCAGTGCCGGCTTCTTGCTGGTCGCGGCCGTCGGCATGCTCCTTGTCGGCAAATCCCTGGGCAAGGAACACGCCCACAAGTCAGAAAGTAGCGCCAATGCATATTAG
- a CDS encoding aldehyde dehydrogenase family protein: MGLFKPPYPNGLPIAGEWVTDGVGTSTISFPYDGSEVAQAPVGTTDHARQALDAGLAAQPLVAALPAATRRQLLLDVRHALEERRSEFEQLLVTETGKPLVDCRTEVSRTLFTWAAAAEAISALHGETVPLDIQAGGEGMIGYWTRKPIGLVIGIAGFNYPLLLATHKIAPSIAAGCAVICKPAPNTPLSTLWLVHLIRQSAQALNVIEDIVQMITGGPEVGSVLTSDPRIGAVSFTGSAAVGHQIARDCAPRKVLLELGSNAALIVASDADLDAAADAVIRGGFYGNGQACISVQRIVADESIITDLSKRVVERMGEVVVGDPRNEQTRVAKLINEDSTRRVTAWIDEAVSNGAEIAFGGGTKDGLLEPTVLVDVPSGVKVWDEEIFGPVVCIRSVPDFDAAIGLVNKSRYGLQASVFTASLAKAYQAIDGLDVGGVIVNEVPGYRNDTMPYGGVKDSGTGREGPRFAMEELTVTRMAVIRPDRRIAK, encoded by the coding sequence GTGGGCCTTTTCAAACCCCCTTACCCCAATGGACTGCCTATTGCCGGAGAATGGGTTACCGACGGCGTCGGTACATCCACCATTTCGTTTCCCTACGACGGCTCCGAGGTGGCGCAGGCCCCGGTCGGCACAACCGACCATGCGAGACAAGCACTTGATGCCGGCCTCGCCGCCCAGCCACTGGTTGCAGCCCTGCCTGCAGCGACCCGCCGCCAGCTGCTGCTGGATGTCCGGCATGCCCTTGAGGAGCGCCGCTCCGAATTTGAACAGCTTCTGGTGACAGAGACGGGCAAGCCTCTTGTGGATTGCCGAACGGAGGTCAGCCGCACCCTCTTCACCTGGGCCGCCGCCGCCGAGGCCATTTCAGCCCTTCATGGGGAGACGGTCCCGCTCGATATCCAGGCCGGCGGAGAAGGAATGATCGGATACTGGACACGCAAGCCCATTGGCTTGGTTATCGGTATCGCCGGGTTCAACTATCCGCTGCTACTGGCCACCCACAAGATCGCACCTAGCATCGCCGCTGGATGCGCTGTGATCTGCAAGCCGGCACCCAATACACCCTTGTCGACCTTATGGCTGGTTCACCTGATTCGTCAGTCCGCCCAGGCCCTGAATGTCATCGAGGACATTGTTCAGATGATCACCGGCGGCCCGGAAGTCGGCAGCGTCCTTACCAGCGATCCCCGGATCGGTGCTGTCAGTTTCACAGGTTCTGCAGCTGTCGGACACCAGATTGCGCGGGACTGCGCCCCGCGCAAGGTACTACTTGAGCTCGGATCCAACGCTGCACTGATCGTGGCATCGGATGCTGATCTGGATGCAGCCGCCGACGCCGTCATCCGCGGCGGCTTCTACGGCAACGGGCAGGCATGCATATCAGTCCAACGCATCGTTGCTGACGAAAGCATCATCACTGATCTTTCCAAACGGGTGGTGGAGCGAATGGGAGAGGTGGTAGTCGGGGACCCCAGAAATGAACAAACTCGGGTAGCCAAACTCATCAATGAAGACTCAACCCGGCGGGTAACAGCATGGATTGACGAAGCTGTCAGCAACGGTGCCGAGATCGCCTTCGGCGGCGGAACCAAGGATGGGCTTCTCGAACCCACCGTCCTGGTTGACGTCCCGTCCGGCGTAAAGGTTTGGGATGAGGAAATCTTCGGGCCAGTGGTGTGTATTCGCTCCGTGCCCGATTTTGATGCAGCCATAGGCCTCGTCAACAAATCCCGCTACGGGCTGCAAGCGAGCGTTTTTACAGCCTCACTTGCCAAGGCCTACCAGGCAATAGACGGGCTTGACGTAGGCGGGGTGATCGTCAACGAGGTCCCCGGCTACCGGAATGACACGATGCCCTATGGCGGGGTCAAGGATTCAGGAACAGGACGCGAAGGCCCCCGCTTCGCGATGGAAGAACTGACCGTAACCCGCATGGCCGTCATTCGCCCTGACAGGAGAATCGCAAAATGA
- a CDS encoding IS110 family transposase, whose amino-acid sequence MTAMSIVAHAHPFVVGVDTHARNHVYAILDATHGGLLDTQSFPTTAAGINRAIKWVARRTNADADTLWVIEGAASYGAILAGTAATHGFPVAEAPRMDAKKRRGVGKSDALDAHRIAMAVLPLPVDKLRRPRLHDGVRQGVRILVTARGSMSKDRTRSVNALNALVRGNDLGIDARQKLTNAQITEVSKWRTREEELSLSIARAEAVRLAKHVLALDEQLTLNENQLDDLVKVSEAAPLLEETGFRAISAAKCLAAWSHEGRVRNEAAFASLAGVNPIPASSGNTVRHRLNRGGDRSLNSALHMVAIVRMTHDGETREYVQKRRAEGRTDKEIRRCIKRYLARRVYRAFSAATIGMNAA is encoded by the coding sequence ATGACCGCCATGTCTATCGTCGCGCACGCCCACCCATTTGTCGTGGGTGTCGACACGCACGCCCGAAACCACGTCTACGCTATCCTCGACGCCACCCACGGCGGACTCCTGGACACGCAGTCATTCCCCACCACCGCAGCCGGGATCAATCGGGCCATCAAATGGGTCGCACGCCGCACCAACGCCGACGCCGACACCCTCTGGGTCATCGAAGGAGCCGCATCCTACGGCGCGATCCTCGCCGGCACCGCGGCAACCCACGGATTCCCAGTCGCCGAGGCGCCGCGCATGGATGCCAAGAAGCGCCGCGGCGTGGGCAAGTCCGATGCCCTGGACGCCCACCGGATCGCCATGGCCGTTCTGCCACTGCCGGTGGACAAGCTGCGCCGACCACGCCTTCATGACGGGGTCCGCCAAGGCGTGCGGATCCTGGTCACGGCGCGGGGATCGATGAGCAAGGACCGGACCCGGTCGGTCAACGCGCTCAACGCACTTGTGCGCGGCAACGACCTGGGCATCGATGCCCGCCAGAAGCTCACAAACGCCCAGATCACCGAGGTCTCAAAGTGGCGTACCCGCGAGGAAGAGCTTTCCTTGTCCATCGCCCGTGCCGAGGCCGTGCGGCTGGCCAAACACGTCCTGGCGCTGGACGAGCAACTCACGCTCAACGAGAACCAGCTGGACGATCTGGTGAAGGTCAGCGAGGCCGCGCCGTTGCTGGAGGAGACGGGGTTCAGGGCGATCAGCGCTGCGAAGTGCCTCGCCGCGTGGTCGCACGAAGGCAGGGTCCGTAACGAGGCAGCATTTGCCTCCCTGGCTGGGGTAAACCCGATCCCCGCGTCCTCCGGGAACACTGTCCGGCACCGATTGAACCGAGGTGGTGACCGGTCCCTGAACAGTGCCTTGCACATGGTCGCGATCGTCAGGATGACCCATGACGGCGAAACCCGCGAGTACGTGCAGAAGCGACGCGCCGAGGGTCGTACGGACAAGGAAATTCGTCGTTGCATCAAACGCTATCTGGCCCGCCGCGTCTACCGCGCGTTCAGCGCGGCGACAATAGGGATGAACGCGGCTTGA
- the panC gene encoding pantoate--beta-alanine ligase, giving the protein MDTSPNEGHIIVHEDYPSLAAAVARLRAAGRSVALVTTMGALHSGHQELIRQASRDGRTSVVVSIFVNPLQFGPHEDFTRYPRDLETDVAKSREAGADLVFAPSVDEMYPSGGAGVVTIVPGPLGDELEGRSRPGHFAGVLTVVGKLLNMVKPDRIYFGEKDYQQLVLVRSMSVDLNMGVEVIGVPTRRDPDGLALSSRNRYLTCEQRTAALALSQALKAAAAAASGGPRASLEAAHEALAVQPEVVPDYVELRTANLAPYSGGTDARLLIAARVGTTRLIDNAHLSFPETS; this is encoded by the coding sequence TTGGACACATCACCCAATGAGGGGCACATCATCGTTCACGAGGATTACCCTTCTCTCGCCGCCGCCGTAGCCCGGCTGCGGGCTGCAGGCCGGTCGGTCGCGCTGGTTACGACCATGGGTGCCCTCCACAGCGGTCATCAGGAACTAATACGCCAAGCAAGCCGCGACGGCCGGACTTCCGTGGTGGTGTCAATCTTCGTCAATCCGCTGCAGTTCGGGCCTCATGAAGACTTCACCCGCTACCCCCGTGATCTGGAAACTGATGTCGCCAAAAGCCGCGAGGCGGGCGCCGATCTCGTTTTCGCACCCAGCGTGGACGAGATGTACCCGTCAGGCGGTGCAGGCGTCGTCACCATCGTCCCCGGGCCGCTCGGCGACGAACTGGAAGGTAGATCCCGACCAGGGCATTTCGCAGGTGTCCTCACCGTGGTTGGAAAGCTCCTAAACATGGTAAAGCCAGACCGAATCTACTTCGGCGAGAAGGACTACCAGCAATTGGTCCTGGTCCGATCGATGTCTGTCGACCTCAATATGGGCGTAGAAGTGATAGGTGTTCCCACACGGCGCGACCCCGATGGGCTGGCCTTGTCCTCACGCAATCGCTACCTCACTTGCGAGCAGCGCACCGCTGCACTCGCTCTCTCCCAAGCCCTCAAAGCGGCAGCAGCAGCAGCCAGCGGCGGACCCCGCGCCTCGCTGGAAGCCGCTCATGAAGCGCTGGCAGTGCAACCAGAGGTGGTTCCCGATTACGTGGAACTACGAACGGCCAACCTCGCTCCGTACAGCGGCGGTACGGATGCGCGACTCCTGATCGCAGCGAGAGTCGGAACTACTCGCCTCATCGACAATGCTCATCTCAGTTTCCCTGAGACCTCCTAG
- a CDS encoding 1,4-dihydroxy-2-naphthoyl-CoA synthase, giving the protein MSNEILAKVSDVFDPAQWREVSGFDFQDMTYHRQVERSADGTTKDLPTVRIAFNRPEVRNAFRPGTVDELYRAMDHARMTPDVATVLLTGNGPSPKDGGHSFCSGGDQRIRGRDGYRYADGETQETIDPARAGRLHILEVQRLIRTMPKVVIAVVNGWAAGGGHSLHVVCDLTIASREYGKFKQTDATVGSFDAGYGSALLARQIGQKAAREIFFLAREYSAEDMVRVGAVNEAVDHDRLEEVALEYAAGIARQSPQAIRMLKFAFNLADDGLAGQQVFAGEATRLAYMTDEGVEGKEAFLQKRDPDWSRFPHYF; this is encoded by the coding sequence ATGAGTAACGAAATCCTCGCCAAAGTATCTGACGTCTTCGATCCCGCCCAATGGCGCGAGGTCTCCGGGTTCGATTTCCAGGACATGACGTACCACCGCCAGGTGGAACGTTCCGCGGACGGCACCACCAAGGACCTACCCACGGTCCGGATCGCTTTCAACCGCCCCGAGGTCCGCAACGCGTTCCGCCCCGGCACGGTCGATGAGCTCTACCGAGCCATGGACCATGCCCGGATGACGCCGGATGTGGCCACCGTGCTGCTCACCGGCAACGGCCCCTCCCCCAAGGACGGCGGACACTCCTTCTGCTCCGGCGGGGACCAGCGGATCCGGGGACGGGACGGATACAGGTATGCGGACGGGGAGACGCAGGAGACCATCGACCCGGCACGTGCCGGCCGCCTCCACATCTTGGAAGTCCAGCGGCTCATCCGGACCATGCCCAAGGTGGTCATCGCCGTCGTCAACGGCTGGGCCGCCGGTGGGGGCCACTCGCTGCATGTGGTCTGCGACCTGACCATCGCTTCGCGCGAGTACGGCAAGTTCAAGCAGACCGACGCGACCGTGGGCAGCTTCGACGCAGGCTACGGCTCAGCGCTGCTGGCCCGCCAGATCGGCCAGAAGGCTGCCCGCGAAATCTTCTTCCTGGCCCGAGAGTATTCCGCCGAGGACATGGTGCGGGTGGGCGCGGTGAACGAGGCCGTGGACCACGACCGTCTCGAGGAGGTGGCCCTGGAATACGCGGCGGGCATCGCCCGGCAGTCCCCGCAGGCCATCCGGATGCTCAAGTTCGCGTTCAACCTGGCCGACGACGGACTGGCCGGCCAGCAGGTGTTCGCCGGCGAAGCCACCCGGCTGGCATACATGACGGACGAGGGGGTGGAGGGCAAGGAGGCCTTCCTGCAAAAGCGCGACCCCGACTGGTCCCGCTTCCCCCACTACTTCTAA
- a CDS encoding GntR family transcriptional regulator, translating to MDEITVLLRERIYSQQYPTGAWLKQEELSEELGVSRTPLREALRRLEQEGLIKSDSRRGVRVISGDAKTLLAAYELRAVIDGLAARLAAGNVSAARLRDLRQVIAAQRKAVDPWNPRGYSKLNVDLHEMIVQMTNNEFVIAQTSIIRMTAQVFAPVAMIEPSSALRAIDEHTAIVDAIELADGVAAERLARDHIEKTIHQLRSGAPRESAVGYSQAPA from the coding sequence GTGGACGAAATCACGGTGCTTTTGCGCGAGCGGATCTATTCGCAGCAGTACCCGACAGGGGCCTGGCTAAAGCAGGAGGAGCTCTCCGAGGAACTGGGCGTAAGCCGGACGCCTCTGCGCGAAGCGCTGCGCCGGCTGGAACAAGAAGGACTGATCAAGTCTGACTCCCGCCGGGGGGTTAGAGTCATTTCAGGCGATGCGAAGACTCTGCTCGCAGCTTACGAGTTGCGTGCTGTTATCGATGGTTTAGCGGCGCGCTTGGCCGCGGGCAACGTCTCGGCTGCACGCCTTCGTGATCTCCGGCAAGTTATTGCTGCACAGCGCAAGGCCGTCGACCCTTGGAACCCCCGGGGATATTCAAAGCTCAATGTCGATTTACACGAAATGATCGTGCAAATGACAAACAACGAGTTCGTGATTGCCCAGACTTCCATTATTCGAATGACAGCTCAGGTATTTGCCCCCGTTGCGATGATCGAGCCCAGCAGTGCGCTGCGCGCCATCGATGAACACACAGCAATTGTGGACGCGATTGAATTGGCGGATGGCGTTGCGGCCGAGCGCCTTGCCAGGGACCATATCGAGAAAACGATCCACCAGCTACGCAGCGGCGCCCCCCGGGAGTCCGCAGTCGGATATTCTCAGGCGCCCGCCTAG